A stretch of Pogona vitticeps strain Pit_001003342236 chromosome 5, PviZW2.1, whole genome shotgun sequence DNA encodes these proteins:
- the C5H4orf51 gene encoding uncharacterized protein C4orf51 homolog isoform X2 — MANYLFLAPGFTLPFSPLSPEAFEEIKCIAVKTWKQQAQESRNCSTTYAGAFGRKGLEDPTYCYVAPSSPTRIHKPHPTDVFLVNQLHQLPGPYGAPRHTAATDSGFCPSDAKKFKGQSHKIKHKAIIVPSPLTPLDIIQQGIKHTCLNGIQSQEETGAVSSASQDILTGWSGTPSSHSIRM; from the exons ATGGCCAACTATTTGTTCTTAGCTCCTGGCTTTACATTGCCCTTTAGCCCTCTCTCTCCTGAAGCTTTCGAAGAGATCAAATGCATTGCTGTCAAAACTTGGAAACAACAGGCTCAGGAGAGCCGGAATTGTTCCACAACCTACGCTGGGGCTTTTGGAAGAAAAGGCCTGGAGGACCCTACCTATTGCTATGTTGCCCCCTCTTCTCCTACCAGAATACACAAACCACATCCAACTGA tgtgtttttggtAAACCAGCTTCACCAGCTACCTGGACCTTATGGCGCTCCTAGACATACTGCGGCAACTGACAGTg GTTTTTGTCCAAGCGATGCCAAGAAATTTAAGGGACAATCACACAAA attaaacATAAGGCAATCATAGTTCCATCACCACTAACACCACTGGATATAATTCAGCAGGGGATAAAACACACCTGTTTAAATG GGATTCAAAGTCAAGAGGAAACTGGAGCTGTCTCATCAGCCAGCCAGGATATTCTGACTGGCTGGTCTGGAACACCAAGTTCTCACTCTATT CGAATGTAG
- the C5H4orf51 gene encoding uncharacterized protein C4orf51 homolog isoform X1 has protein sequence MANYLFLAPGFTLPFSPLSPEAFEEIKCIAVKTWKQQAQESRNCSTTYAGAFGRKGLEDPTYCYVAPSSPTRIHKPHPTDVFLVNQLHQLPGPYGAPRHTAATDSGFCPSDAKKFKGQSHKIKHKAIIVPSPLTPLDIIQQGIKHTCLNGIQSQEETGAVSSASQDILTGWSGTPSSHSITKLQKTHSKPARGNQRHYYLHHIVQL, from the exons ATGGCCAACTATTTGTTCTTAGCTCCTGGCTTTACATTGCCCTTTAGCCCTCTCTCTCCTGAAGCTTTCGAAGAGATCAAATGCATTGCTGTCAAAACTTGGAAACAACAGGCTCAGGAGAGCCGGAATTGTTCCACAACCTACGCTGGGGCTTTTGGAAGAAAAGGCCTGGAGGACCCTACCTATTGCTATGTTGCCCCCTCTTCTCCTACCAGAATACACAAACCACATCCAACTGA tgtgtttttggtAAACCAGCTTCACCAGCTACCTGGACCTTATGGCGCTCCTAGACATACTGCGGCAACTGACAGTg GTTTTTGTCCAAGCGATGCCAAGAAATTTAAGGGACAATCACACAAA attaaacATAAGGCAATCATAGTTCCATCACCACTAACACCACTGGATATAATTCAGCAGGGGATAAAACACACCTGTTTAAATG GGATTCAAAGTCAAGAGGAAACTGGAGCTGTCTCATCAGCCAGCCAGGATATTCTGACTGGCTGGTCTGGAACACCAAGTTCTCACTCTATT acaaagttacagaaaacacattcaaaacctGCAAGAGGAAATCAGAGACACTATTACCTACATCACATCGTACAGCTCTGA